GGTCGACATTGCGCCGCGCCAACCACGGCAACATCAGCGCCGCCACGACCTGACACGCCGTGAGTCCGGCGAGCAACGCGCCGCTTTGCGTCGCACTCATGCCGCGCTGCTGATAAAACGGCGGCAGCCACGCAACCATCGTCGTGTAAGTGCAGTTGATGAGACCGAAGTAGACGGCCAGCGTCCACGCACGATGCTTGCGCAACAGCTCGAGCATCGACGGCGGCTTGCCGGACCTTGCCGCCGTTGCCGCCGTTACCGCCATTACCGCCGCTGCCGACGCTGAAGCGTTTGAAGCCACCTGCTGCGATGCGGCGCGGCACGCCGCAAGCAGATCCTCGGCCGTGCCAGGCGTGCCGGTCATGCGCTCGGCCGGCGCGACAGGTCGGGCGACGGCATGCGTCTTCAGCGGCGCGCGCCACCACGCCAACGCCGCAACGCCGACGACTGCAAGCCACATGCCCAGCCCGACGCGCCAGTCGCCCGCCTCAGACGCCGCCCATGGACTTGCGGCCGCGCCAAGCCCGCCACCGCCCATGAGCGCAGCGGAGTACAGCCCCATCATCGACGTCATGCGCGCCGCGCTGTAGTTCGCCTTCACCACCCCCGGCAGCAACGCCTGAACGATGGCGATGCCGATGCCCGACGCCAGCGCCGTCGCAATCATCGTCACCGTATCGTCGGCGAAAAAACGCACGCCACAGGCCAGCGCAAGTGCCCCCAGCCCGAGCAACACACCGCGACGCTCACCGAAGCGACGCGTCAGCCCGCTTGCCGCGAATGCGCCCGCGCCCATCGCCAGCACCGGCAGCGACGTGAGCAGCGCCGCCACGGGATACGTCATCCCGGTTGCCTCGCGAATCTGCGGCAACAGGGGGCTGATGGAGGTGAGCGTGGGTCGCAGGGTCAGCCCGACGGCGACAATGGCCAGCCAAAGCGTCATACCGCCACGCCCTCGTTCACGACGACGTGGCCGTTCGCGACCACCCAGCGACGCGGTGCACGCGTCACGATGGCTTGCGCCGCGTTCAGGGCATCGACCAGCACGAGATCGGCGCGCGCGCCGACGTGCAGACCGTAGTCCTCGAACCAGCACGCGCGTGCGCCCTGATGCGTCACACAATCGAGCGCGATATCGAGTTCGTCGTCGCGACGCAGGTTGTAGCGCAGCCCGATCATCATGGCGCGCTCCAGCATGTCGGGCGAACCGTATGGCGTCCATGTGTCGCGAATGCCGTCGTTGCCCCCGGCCAGCGTCACCCCGGCACGGCGGCACGCCATGAGCGGCGGCACGATGCGCGACGGCGGCGCCGTCGTGACGAGCGCCACCCCGGCACCGGCCAGACGTGCGAGCAAGGCATCGGCGCGCGCAGCGTCGAGTTCGCCCAGACAGAAGGCGTGCGACACCACGACCTTGCCCTGCATGCCGAGCGCCGCAACGCGCTCAAGCATCAACTCGAACGAGAACACGCCCATCTCGCCCGGCTCGTGCAGGTGGATGTCCACAGGGCAGCCATGCTTGTCGGCGAGCGCGAACATGGCGTCGAGCGACGCCTTCGGGTCACGGTCGATGGCACACGGATCGAGCCAGCCGAGCACGTCGGCCCCGCGCGCAAGCGACGCATCGAGCAATTCAACCGTGCCCGCGCGATCGAGTACGCCCGATTGCGGGAACGCCACGATCTGCATGTCGAGCGTGTCCGCCAGCGTCTCGCGCGTGGCCAGCACGCCATCGAGATGACGCAGGCCCGCGTCGGTATCGATGTCGACGTGCGTGCGCAGCCGCGTGGTCCCTTGCGCGAGGAACGCGCGGCCGAGCGCCAGCGACGCCGCCCCCGCGTCGTGGCCGCTCGTGGCGCGCCACTGACGCTCGTTGTCGATGCGATCGATGAGGCGCGAGCCGCATTCGTTCACGTACCAGGGCATGCCCCATGTCGTCTTGTCGAGGTGCGTGTGCGCCTCGACCAGTCCGGGCATCAGCAAAGCGCCGCGCGCGTCGATCCTGCGGGGGGCGCCGTCAGCGCCGTCGGCCGATGCAGGCAGCGACGGCCCGATGGCCGCAATCTTGCCGCGCTCGACGCGCACATCCACCGATGTGCCGTCCAGCCCACGTGCGTTGCGAATTTCCAGTGTTGTCATACGTTCCTCAAAAGTCCTGCTTCGGCATCGCCATCGACATTGCGTGAGCGAGTCAGCATGCTCACCGTGACGAACGTCACCGCGTTCACCGCCAGCGCCACCAGCCCCATGTTGATCGACGCCACGGTATCCGACGCGCCGGGCAACATACGCAGCGTCACGTCGAACCCGACCGCCGCCAGCAACACGAGCGCGCCCGCGCCGATCCCTGCAAACGCGCCGTACTTGTTGCCGAACGGACGCGGCAGCAAGCTGGCCACGAACGACGGGAACAATTGGGTGAGCAGGCTCGATGCAAACAGCGCCAACGCCACGAACGTCGCGCCGCCACGCAACACGAAGAACACCGCCACCAAACCGAAGACCGGCAGCACGCGCTTGGCCAGCTTACCGACCACCGCTTCGCTCGCCTGCGGTGCGAAACCGTCGCGATAGATGTTCTTGGCAATCAGCGTCGACGCATTGAGCAGGATCATCGAACCGGGCACCAGCGCGGTCAACACCCCGACGCCGCCGATCACGCCGACGAACCACGGCGAGAACGTCTGTTTGACGATACGCAACAACGCCAGATCCGAGTCTGCACCGGTCAGCCCCGGCACTTGCAGAATCGCCGCGAAACCGACGAAGAACATGAACGCGATGACCATCTGATACAGCGGCATCAGGATCGTGTTCTTGCGCACGGCGCTCTCCGTCTTCGCCGCATACACCGACGTGAAGACGTACGGATACAGGTAGTAGCCGAGCGAAGTCAGCAGGATCGTCGAGTTATACCAGGACAGCGTCAGGCCGCTCGTGGGCATTTGCAGGAAGCCCGGACGCGCCGCCTCGATGCGGTCGAACATCTCGCCGAAACCGCCGAAGTAATGCAGCGGCAAATAGATGCCCAGGAAGATCGCAATCACGAGAATCAGGATGTCCTTGTAAATCGCGATGCTCGCCGAGCCGTGAATGCCCGACACGGTGATGTAGACCACCATCGCGATCGCGCCGCACCAGATCGCCACAGTCGGGGGGATCGTGCCGTACGACGCTTCGGACACGATGATGCCCAGGCCGCGCAGCTGAATGATGAGCAACGCGCTCATGCCCAACACGGCCACCAGCGACACCACAACGCCCAGCGCGCGCGACCGGTACGCCGTGGCGAAGAAGTCGGAGAACGACACGCACCTGTGCTTCGTCGCGTGACGCCACACCGCCGGCAACATCCAGTAGCCGAGCAGGTACGCGAGCGCCCCGTAGGCGAGGATGTAAAACGCGGGCGGTCCCTTGCTGTACGCCCACCCGCTTGCGCCCAGAAACGTGAACGTCGAAAACGCCTCGCCGGCCATCAGCAGGAACACGAGCAGCGTGCCGAAGCCACGACCGCCCACCGCCCATTGTTCGAGGCTCATCGTGCGCCCGCGACGTGCGCGTAGCCCCACGAAAAGCGCAAAGGCCAGAAACGCCGCGATGACGGCAAGCGCGGCGTTCATGATGCGGCTCCGTCGTGGTCGCGGCGTTCGCTCGCGACGTGCTGCGCCGTGCGTCGGGTCGCATCGCGCGAACCGTCGAAGCGGAACATCACGAGCATGACCACTGACGTGAGCAACAACCACACGATGTTCCACGTCATCAGAAAGGGCAGCCCGGCCAGCCGGGTACCCACGTGTTCGGCGAGCCAGCCGCCGCTGTAAAAGGCCGCGATGGGAAGCGCGGCCAGGCAATGGACGGGTTTCATAACGTCTCCAGACCCAAAGGGATTCATAAGGCGGCCGCTCGTTTGCAATCCCGGCGGCCTGATGCGTTCGGTGGCTTTGCCCATGTCGTCGACGTCGGGGGAGATGGGGAAGATGGCACGTCATGACGCTTTGCCATATCATCAACCAAACATCAACAAATAGTTAACCATTTTTGTTGACCATTATCGGTAACGATTTGCCGAAATGCAAGGTCGCGTCGCACGAAGGGGCCAAACCTAGGGTTTTCCGGAGAATGGGCATCGTGGGAAGGTGGATGTCGACGTGCGATGTCACGCCATATCGGACGCCCCGGGGCGGCAGGTACAATTCGCTCCACGCCCGCGCACTTTCATGCGAAGCACCAAATTTCAGGAGATCAGGCTTGAGCCGCACCGCAGCACCGCCCTCGTCCGCCGCGTCTGTCGACGTCCCTCGCGCTCAGGCCGCCCCTGTCACGGCCCCGGCAGCGGTCTACGTCGAGGAAGAAGGCGCGCCGGGCAGCGCAGGACAACAGATCGAGGCGCGCGTGTACGCGGCGATTTCGCAAGCATTGCTCTCGGGCAAACTCCGGCCGGGGATGCCGCTGCGCGAACGCAATCTGGCGCAGGCGCTCGATTGCACGCGCGGCGCAGTGCGCAAGGTGCTCGCGCGGCTCGGCTTCGAGGGCAAGCTGGTGCTCGAACCCAATCGCGGCGCATTCGTGCCGCAGCCCTCGCTCGACGACATCCGTCAGACCTACCGGGCGCGACGCGTGCTGGAAACCGGCGTGATCGCAAGCATCTGCGGGCGGTTGAGCGACGCCCAGCTCGCGGTGCTCGACGCCCACGTCGATACCGAAGCGCACTCGCACGCCGACGGCACGCATGAGCGCTCGATCCGCCTCGCGGGCGAGTTTCATCTGAAGTTGATCGGCATGGCCGACAGCGCGGAACTCGATGCCTTCGCGCAGCAGCTCGTCGCCAAGACGGAGTTGTACAAGGCGCTGTACGACCCGGCGGAATTCATGCATTGCGCGCCCACCGAACACGCGCAGCTCGTCGGCCAGTTGCGCGACGGCAAGACGCAGGCGGCCATTTCGCTCGCCACCGCGCACCTCGACGAACTCGAAGCGCGGGTGCTCACGCGGGCCGCTGCCGCCGAGACACCGGACTTCCGCGCGATCTTCGCCGAGGCGTTCGCGGGTGCGGCGTCCTGACCGGCATAAAACCAAGGCGTCCCCGACACCGACAACGTTCCCCGTCAAGGGACTCGGGACAGCGCGGCAATCCCACCACGCCTTTGGGGGTCGCGTGGCACACACGTGTGATTCAGGGGTATATTGCGCCTGATCCCGACGGGCCTGCGGCTCGTCTGCCAGTTTCGCCCCCCGCTCGAACGTACTAAGGCACCAAGCCCGAAGGAAGCCCATGTCCCATCTGGTAGTCCACGGCGGCCAGCCGCTACGCGGCCGCATCACGCCCTCCGCGAACAAGAATGCCGTTCTCCCGGTGCTGTGCGCCACGCTGCTGACCGATCAGCCCGTGCGCCTGATCGGGGTGCCCGAGATCACCGACGTTCGCAAGATTCTCGATATCTTTCGTCAGCTCGGCAGCGATGTGAGCGTCGATTTCGACGCCGGCATTCTCTACGTCCACCATCGGAATACGAAGTTCGATCCGCGCACCGACCATCTGCCCGAAGAGATGCGCTCGTCGATCATGCTGGTGCCGCCGCTGCTCGCGCGTTTCGGCGTCGCACGCATCGAGGACAACATCAAGGGCTGCACGCTCGGCGTGCGCGAGATCGATCCGCACATCGAAGTGCTGCGCCATTTTGGTGGACGCGTCGAGCGCACCGCCGGCTCGCTGCTGATTCATGCCGACGACGCCCGCCCCGCGATCCATCATTGGCTCGACTACGCTTCGGTGACGACCACCGAGAACTTCGTGCTGTGCGCCGCCACTGCGAAGGGTCGCTCGCAACTGAACAACGCAGCGTCCGAGCCGCACGTGCAGGAGTTCTGCCGCTTCATGCAGATGCTGGGCGTGCCCATCGAAGGCGTCGGTACGTCGCAGTTGGCGATTGAAGGCGTCGAGCGTTTCGGCGGCGGGGAATTCCGCTTCGCCGAGGACTTCCACGAAATCACCACGTTCCTCGCGCTCGGCGCGATTACCGGCGGTGAGATCACGGTCAAAAACACGGCGCCCGACCAGTTCCCGTTGATCGACCGCACGTTTGCGAAGTTCGGCATCAAGGTCGAGCACCGCGACGGCTGGTCGACGGCCACGGCGCAAGGCAAGCTCAAGGTGCAGACACCCTTCACGCAGAACATTCTGACGAAGGTAGAAGCGGCCCCGTGGCCGTACTTCCCGGTGGATCTGCTGCCGATCTTCATCGCCCTGGGCGTGAAGGCCGAAGGCAGCGCCATGTTCTGGAACAAGGTGTATGACGGCGCGATGGGCTGGTCGACGGAGCTGTCGAAGTTCGGCGCGCACGTGTTCCAGTCCGACCCGCACCGGCTGATCACGTTCGGCGGCGTGCCGCTGTCGCCCGCCATCGTGGAAAGCCCGTACATCATTCGCGTGGCGATTGCCTTGCTGATGGTGGCCGCGAGCATCGACGGTCAGTCGACCATCAAGAACGCACAGCCGATCCGCCGCGCTCACCCGCGCTTCGTAGAGAATCTGTGCTCGGTCGGCGCGAACGTGGTCTGGACGGCCCCGGAGTAAGCCTCCGAGACCTGCACCGGCCCCCCCCGGGGGGGCCGGGCTCGCCCTGCGACACACGCCGACGGCAGACGACCCCCCGATCACCTACACGCCGGTCGTCCGCCGCTGCGAACCCGACGGTTGACCTTACCTGAGCCGGTACGGCGCGCCATGACTTCACCTTTGCCCGACGGCATCTCTCGTTTGCCCGGCGGAAATTTATTTCCCGCGCGCCGATATTCGCCCCGTGTCCATGCGGCGCAACCAGACGAATGTGGAAGAATGGCGACCATCATGAGCGATCGTCACCTGCCCCCGCAGTCGTCTGCCACGCCAGCCACTTCCGCCACGCCGGCTGCTGTGGCGACGGCAGCGCCACGTCAGAGCGGCGCATGGCCTGCGTCGCCGCATGCCCGTCAGTTGTCGGGTGTGCGCGTGCTCGTCGTCGACGACAATCAGGAAGACCGCATGCTGCTGATGGACTTCCTCAGCCAGCAAGGCTGCCGGGTCTATATCGCACAAGACGGACGCGACGGGTACACCAAAGCCCGCACCGTGCAGCCCGACCTGATCCTCATGGACATCCGCATGCCCGTGTGCGACGGCCTCGGCGCGTGCCGCCTGCTCAAGGCCGACCCCGGCACCCGGCACATCCCGCTCATCTTTCTGACGGCCGCCGCCTTGCCCGGCGAGCGCGTCGCGGGCCTGTCGGCCGGCGCGGTCGATTACGTGACCAAACCGTACGATTTCGAAGAAGTCCGGCTGCGGCTGTCGATCCATCTGAAAACGACGCCGTCTGCGTCCGCCCATGGCGCAGCGCCGACGGCCACCGTCACCACTGCGACCGACACCGACAAGCACACGCCGCTGCCCGTGCAGGCCCACACGCTGGACGCGGTGCTGTTTCGCGCCACGCGTGCACTGCTGCTCGACGCGCTTGGCACGACGCCCGAACTGGCCGGTCTGGCGAGCGCGGTCGGCACCAACACACGCCGTCTCAATCTCGCGTTCCGCCGCTGTGTCGGCGTGACGGTGTTCGACTTCCTGCGTGAAGAACGCATGAAAGAGGCCCGACGTCTGCTCTCCGAGACGTCGCTCGACGTGCAGGACATTGCGAGCGCCGTGGGTTTCGCCAGCGCCGCCAACTTCGCCACCGCCTTTCGCGAGCGCTTCGGCATGCCGCCCAGCGGGTTCCGCGAACAGGGCGCCCAGACGTATCTCGCCCACGACGATCCGCAGTCGCCCACGAAATCATGAGCGCTGCGCCATCGGGTTTATCGGCGCATGACATGCGCCGGACCTTCACTGCATCGTCGACGCCCCCTGCACTCGCACTCGTTGCGCTCGTCGCCTTCCCAGCCTTCGCCGCATGCGTCGCATTCGTCGCGCTGGTCGCCATGCTGTGTCTGCCGCGCGTTGCGGTGGCGGCCACACCGACGGCCGCCGCACCCAATACAGCCCCGTCGTTCATCAATCTTTCCGAAGCCCCCTCGCCCCTCAAGCTCGACACGCAGTTACGCTTGCTCGAAGATCCCACGCACAGCCTCGACGCAACGCAGGCACTCGCCGCACCCGGCTGGCGTAACGTCGTGCCAAGCATGCTTAATGCGGGTTACAGCCGCTCAGCGTTCTGGCTGACGGGTAACGTCTCGAAGCCCAGCGGCGAACCCGTCACGCGCTGGCTGAGCGTGGGCATCGTGCGGCTGGAGGACGTTCGCTTCTACGCGATGCCGTTCGGTACGACCCAGCCCACCGATGCATGGCGCGCCGGCCACACCGTGCCACTCGACCAGCACCCTGTCGCGTCCGAAACGTCGGTCTTCCCCGTCACGCTCCTGCCGGGTGAACGACTCACGTTCCTCCTGCGCATCGAGACGCGCTCGTCGGTGAGCATCGTGCCGAAATTCTGGAAGCCGGACGACTTCCGTCAGTCCGAATCGCGCAATGCCATGATCGCCATGCTGCTTGCGGGCTCGATGCTCTCCATCGGGCTCTATGCCCTGGTGCTTGGCGTCGCCCGTCGCGACCCGGTATTTGTCCTGCTCGCGCTCACCACCGTCACTCAGGTGGCGCAAGACATGGCGTTCCAGGGCTTCCTGTATCGCTACTTCCTGCCGCAGGGGGGAGACTTCATCGTTCGCGCGCCGAGCTTCTTCTCGACGCTGACCGCAGGCGCGTTCACCGCAATGCTGATGATCTTCGCCTGCCTGGACCGTCTGACGCTGTGGCGCTGGTTATATCGCGCGATGATCGGCATCATGAGTGTCATGGCGCTGTGGGTGCTGTTCGGCGACCACCGAGTGGCAGCACTCACGCATTTGCGGCTAATCACCGTATTCAACGTCATCTGGGTCGTCTCGCTGGTCGATGGCTGGCGGCGCGGGTACAGCAACGCACGCCTGAGCCTGCTCTCGTTTTCGCCGGGCTGTTTCGTCCTGTTCTGGCGGCTGGCGATCATCTACGGCCTGCTGCCGGAGGATTGGCTCGCCGACACGGCGATGGCGTGGAGCACCAACATCTCCGCGCTGCTGATGCTGACCCTCATCGTAGCCGGACGCTCGCGCGAACTCGTGCGCGAGCAACGCGCCGCGCAGCGCGAGGTGCTGCAAACGCGCCGCGAAGAACAGGTGCGGCTGGCCAACGCCGTCGACACCCGCACGCGCGAGTTGCAAGCCGCGCTCATCGCTGCCGACGAAGCCAACAGCGCAAAGAGCGACTTCCTCGCGCGCATCAGCCACGATCTGCGCACGCCGCTCACGTCGATCATCGGGTTTGCCGATCTGGTGCAGTCGGGTGGACGCGAAGACGCCGACCGGGGCCGCATCATCCGTCGCAGCGCGCATCACATGCTCGCGATGGTCAACGACCTGATCGAATACGCGGGCGGCGGCGCGGCCGACGCCCTGCACGTCGCCCCCGTCTACACGCACGCGTTCGTCGACGGGATGGCGCACGAAGGCATGAGCCTCGCGCGCAAGCACGACAATGCCTTCCTGCTCGACGTGCGTGCGCCGCTGCCGCCGCTGCTCGCCTTCGACGCCAAGCGGGTGCGTCAGGTGCTCGGCAATCTGCTCGATAACGCGGCGAAGTACACCTCCGACGGCACGATCACGTTGTCGTTGTCCGCCGCCCCCGATGCAACCCGCGCGGACATCGTGCATGTGAGCTTCGGCGTGGAGGACTCCGGCTGCGGCATCGCAAGGGAGGACCTGCCGCGTGTGTTCGAACCGTTCGCCCGGCTCG
The Pandoraea oxalativorans genome window above contains:
- a CDS encoding UDP-N-acetylglucosamine 1-carboxyvinyltransferase → MSHLVVHGGQPLRGRITPSANKNAVLPVLCATLLTDQPVRLIGVPEITDVRKILDIFRQLGSDVSVDFDAGILYVHHRNTKFDPRTDHLPEEMRSSIMLVPPLLARFGVARIEDNIKGCTLGVREIDPHIEVLRHFGGRVERTAGSLLIHADDARPAIHHWLDYASVTTTENFVLCAATAKGRSQLNNAASEPHVQEFCRFMQMLGVPIEGVGTSQLAIEGVERFGGGEFRFAEDFHEITTFLALGAITGGEITVKNTAPDQFPLIDRTFAKFGIKVEHRDGWSTATAQGKLKVQTPFTQNILTKVEAAPWPYFPVDLLPIFIALGVKAEGSAMFWNKVYDGAMGWSTELSKFGAHVFQSDPHRLITFGGVPLSPAIVESPYIIRVAIALLMVAASIDGQSTIKNAQPIRRAHPRFVENLCSVGANVVWTAPE
- a CDS encoding response regulator transcription factor — translated: MLLMDFLSQQGCRVYIAQDGRDGYTKARTVQPDLILMDIRMPVCDGLGACRLLKADPGTRHIPLIFLTAAALPGERVAGLSAGAVDYVTKPYDFEEVRLRLSIHLKTTPSASAHGAAPTATVTTATDTDKHTPLPVQAHTLDAVLFRATRALLLDALGTTPELAGLASAVGTNTRRLNLAFRRCVGVTVFDFLREERMKEARRLLSETSLDVQDIASAVGFASAANFATAFRERFGMPPSGFREQGAQTYLAHDDPQSPTKS
- a CDS encoding MFS transporter is translated as MTLWLAIVAVGLTLRPTLTSISPLLPQIREATGMTYPVAALLTSLPVLAMGAGAFAASGLTRRFGERRGVLLGLGALALACGVRFFADDTVTMIATALASGIGIAIVQALLPGVVKANYSAARMTSMMGLYSAALMGGGGLGAAASPWAASEAGDWRVGLGMWLAVVGVAALAWWRAPLKTHAVARPVAPAERMTGTPGTAEDLLAACRAASQQVASNASASAAAVMAVTAATAARSGKPPSMLELLRKHRAWTLAVYFGLINCTYTTMVAWLPPFYQQRGMSATQSGALLAGLTACQVVAALMLPWLARRNVDRRRWLTLALAATLAGLAGLVVAPDAAPWWWIGGIGFGLGGTFSLGLVLALDHHAHPRHAAALAAFMQGVGFCIAAVAPFASGAVMAMTGSFMPSWIGLIVLNVALIALTWRFDPQGYASALGLSRDGHAGRHQRA
- a CDS encoding DUF3311 domain-containing protein, yielding MKPVHCLAALPIAAFYSGGWLAEHVGTRLAGLPFLMTWNIVWLLLTSVVMLVMFRFDGSRDATRRTAQHVASERRDHDGAAS
- a CDS encoding hybrid sensor histidine kinase/response regulator: MSAAPSGLSAHDMRRTFTASSTPPALALVALVAFPAFAACVAFVALVAMLCLPRVAVAATPTAAAPNTAPSFINLSEAPSPLKLDTQLRLLEDPTHSLDATQALAAPGWRNVVPSMLNAGYSRSAFWLTGNVSKPSGEPVTRWLSVGIVRLEDVRFYAMPFGTTQPTDAWRAGHTVPLDQHPVASETSVFPVTLLPGERLTFLLRIETRSSVSIVPKFWKPDDFRQSESRNAMIAMLLAGSMLSIGLYALVLGVARRDPVFVLLALTTVTQVAQDMAFQGFLYRYFLPQGGDFIVRAPSFFSTLTAGAFTAMLMIFACLDRLTLWRWLYRAMIGIMSVMALWVLFGDHRVAALTHLRLITVFNVIWVVSLVDGWRRGYSNARLSLLSFSPGCFVLFWRLAIIYGLLPEDWLADTAMAWSTNISALLMLTLIVAGRSRELVREQRAAQREVLQTRREEQVRLANAVDTRTRELQAALIAADEANSAKSDFLARISHDLRTPLTSIIGFADLVQSGGREDADRGRIIRRSAHHMLAMVNDLIEYAGGGAADALHVAPVYTHAFVDGMAHEGMSLARKHDNAFLLDVRAPLPPLLAFDAKRVRQVLGNLLDNAAKYTSDGTITLSLSAAPDATRADIVHVSFGVEDSGCGIAREDLPRVFEPFARLDRARRLPGVGLGLAIVRQWVERMDGTIVIDSQPDVGTKVTFTLPLRVAREADLVPQSFAGPTHALPPLDGTGYHIWLAEDSPEIRQFLHDELASLGFTVSTFGDGLALIAALGNAKAPQPDLVLTDHMMPNADGLAVARATRRHWPDVPVLAVCASPQVVAGAGSEGEGSERGYDACLLKPVELADLRNTLARLLDLQRVEAPTGEVEQAHALVRPPRERLAEARQLIALGAITDLMDWSRDLGTQAPQYDVFARHVHQLAQRGDLASLTELCAPTQ
- a CDS encoding sodium:solute symporter family protein; this encodes MNAALAVIAAFLAFALFVGLRARRGRTMSLEQWAVGGRGFGTLLVFLLMAGEAFSTFTFLGASGWAYSKGPPAFYILAYGALAYLLGYWMLPAVWRHATKHRCVSFSDFFATAYRSRALGVVVSLVAVLGMSALLIIQLRGLGIIVSEASYGTIPPTVAIWCGAIAMVVYITVSGIHGSASIAIYKDILILVIAIFLGIYLPLHYFGGFGEMFDRIEAARPGFLQMPTSGLTLSWYNSTILLTSLGYYLYPYVFTSVYAAKTESAVRKNTILMPLYQMVIAFMFFVGFAAILQVPGLTGADSDLALLRIVKQTFSPWFVGVIGGVGVLTALVPGSMILLNASTLIAKNIYRDGFAPQASEAVVGKLAKRVLPVFGLVAVFFVLRGGATFVALALFASSLLTQLFPSFVASLLPRPFGNKYGAFAGIGAGALVLLAAVGFDVTLRMLPGASDTVASINMGLVALAVNAVTFVTVSMLTRSRNVDGDAEAGLLRNV
- a CDS encoding amidohydrolase family protein; translation: MTTLEIRNARGLDGTSVDVRVERGKIAAIGPSLPASADGADGAPRRIDARGALLMPGLVEAHTHLDKTTWGMPWYVNECGSRLIDRIDNERQWRATSGHDAGAASLALGRAFLAQGTTRLRTHVDIDTDAGLRHLDGVLATRETLADTLDMQIVAFPQSGVLDRAGTVELLDASLARGADVLGWLDPCAIDRDPKASLDAMFALADKHGCPVDIHLHEPGEMGVFSFELMLERVAALGMQGKVVVSHAFCLGELDAARADALLARLAGAGVALVTTAPPSRIVPPLMACRRAGVTLAGGNDGIRDTWTPYGSPDMLERAMMIGLRYNLRRDDELDIALDCVTHQGARACWFEDYGLHVGARADLVLVDALNAAQAIVTRAPRRWVVANGHVVVNEGVAV
- a CDS encoding GntR family transcriptional regulator; the protein is MSRTAAPPSSAASVDVPRAQAAPVTAPAAVYVEEEGAPGSAGQQIEARVYAAISQALLSGKLRPGMPLRERNLAQALDCTRGAVRKVLARLGFEGKLVLEPNRGAFVPQPSLDDIRQTYRARRVLETGVIASICGRLSDAQLAVLDAHVDTEAHSHADGTHERSIRLAGEFHLKLIGMADSAELDAFAQQLVAKTELYKALYDPAEFMHCAPTEHAQLVGQLRDGKTQAAISLATAHLDELEARVLTRAAAAETPDFRAIFAEAFAGAAS